From the Lolium rigidum isolate FL_2022 chromosome 2, APGP_CSIRO_Lrig_0.1, whole genome shotgun sequence genome, one window contains:
- the LOC124686897 gene encoding uncharacterized protein LOC124686897, translating into MAPNGEASVAVASMAPLLTTIIGNLGSAWQRTPSWPELHGNTDGHKEMELLPSVDSITEVEEAECECCGMSEECTPAYISKVRRRFSGQWVCGLCAEAVAEEAGKRGCGLEEALVVHMGVCRRFNGFGRTHPALFQADAMKGILKKLSGLGSPKSNSRREAMAEKAAPPAA; encoded by the coding sequence ATGGCTCCCAACGGAGAAGCTTCAGTGGCAGTTGCCTCCATGGCGCCATTGTTGACAACTATTATCGGTAACCTTGGCAGTGCTTGGCAGAGGACACCATCGTGGCCCGAGCTCCACGGCAACACTGACGGCCACAAAGAGATGGAGCTACTACCATCCGTTGACTCCATCACAGAGGTGGAAGAAGCCGAGTGCGAATGTTGTGGCATGTCGGAGGAGTGCACccctgcgtacatcagcaaggtgCGCCGCCGGTTCTCGGGGCAGTGGGTGTGCGGGTTGTGTGCCGAGGCCGTGGCAGAGGAGGCTGGCAAGAGGGGTTGCGGACTCGAGGAGGCGCTCGTGGTGCACATGGGCGTGTGCAGGCGGTTCAACGGCTTCGGGAGGACGCACCCCGCGCTCTTCCAGGCCGACGCCATGAAAGGCATCCTGAAGAAGCTCTCAGGCCTTGGATCACCCAAGTCCAACAGCCGTAGAGAGGCGATGGCAGAGAAGGCTGCGCCACCAGCTGCATGA
- the LOC124686898 gene encoding uncharacterized protein LOC124686898, with protein sequence MASRLRSISRPVAAAFLRPAAARSPAAALPRSLASVPRPSSSLGRQIALARSLQPLHSAISAARLTSRLGAEVARAVSQETGLSVPR encoded by the exons ATGGCGTCGCGGCTCCGCTCCATCTCCCGCCCCGTCGCAGCCGCCTTCCTACGCCCCGCGGCCGCCCGGAGCCCGGCCGCCGCTCTCCCCCGCTCCCTCGCTTCAGTCCCCAG GCCTTCTTCTTCCCTGGGGCGGCAGATCGCGCTGGCGCGGTCCCTGCAGCCTCTGCACAGCGCAATCTCGGCGGCGAGGCTGACGTCGCGGCTGGGGGCGGAGGTGGCCCGGGCCGTGTCGCAGG AGACCGGTCTCAGTGTGCCTCGATAA
- the LOC124686899 gene encoding protein phosphatase 1 regulatory inhibitor subunit PPP1R7 homolog: MASGEGTGGSKAAEAGGEAEMEVQESELCLDLTSCQLHDLSEVEIPSTLEELDLTANRLAAVDPRIGHLTALRKLSFRQNLLEDHAVAPLSTWDAIAGLQELVLRDNKLTKIPDASIFKSLLVFDVSFNEIPSLNGLSKVSSTVKELYVSKNEVAKMEELEHFHSLEMLELGSNRLRVMENLETLTNLQELWLGRNRIRTINLCGLKSIKKISLQSNRLTATNGLQECVVLEELYLSHNGIQRMEGLSTLQNLRVLDVSSNKLTAVEDIETLTRLEDLWLNDNQIPSLDGIESALSGSRETLTTIYLERNPCAKAPNYSSILKKIFPNLEQIDSDMLT; encoded by the exons ATGGCCTCCGGCGAGGGCACCGGAGGCTCGAAGGCCGCagaggccggcggcgaggcggagatGGAGGTGCAGGAGTCGGAGCTGTGCCTCGACCTCACGAGTTGCCAGCTGCACGATCTGAGCGAGGTGGAGATCCCGTCCACCCTGGAGGAGCTCGACCTCACGGCGAACCGCCTCGCCGCGGTGGACCCCCGCATCGGCCACCTCACCGCCCTCCGCAAGCTCTCCTTCCGCCAGAATCTCCTCGAAGACCACGCCGTCGCGCCCCTCTCCACCTGGGATGCCATCGCCGGGTTACAG GAGCTGGTCCTTAGAGATAACAAGCTTACAAAGATCCCCGATGCCAGCATCTTCAAGAGTCTTCTGGTCTTTGATGTTTCTTTCAATGAGATACCGTCCTTAAATGGGTTATCTAAAGTTTCCAGCACAGTGAAAGAACTCTATGTTTCAAAGAATGAAGTTGCCAAGATGGAAGAGCTTGAACATTTCCATTCATTAGAAATGCTTGAACTTGGTAGCAACAGACTAAGG GTGATGGAAAATCTGGAAACGTTGACAAATCTGCAAGAGTTATGGCTTGGAAGAAACCGAATCCGGACAATTAACTTGTGCGGTTTGAAATCAATCAAGAAAATAAGCTTACAAAGTAACAGGCTGACTGCAACGAATGGGTTACAG GAATGTGTTGTGTTAGAGGAACTGTACCTCAGCCATAATGGAATCCAAAGGATGGAAGGTCTTTCTACCCTGCAGAACCTTCGTGTTTTAGATGTTTCATCTAACAAGCTAACCGCCGTGGAAGATATAGAAACATTAACCAG GTTAGAGGACTTGTGGTTGAATGACAACCAAATACCATCACTGGATGGGATAGAATCTGCTTTGTCTGGTTCACGAGAGACGCTAACAACCATATATCTTGAGAGAAATCCTTGT gcaaaagctccaaactaTTCATCCATATTGAAGAAAATATTTCCAAATCTTGAGCAAATTGATTCGGATATGCTAACATGA